In a single window of the Raphanus sativus cultivar WK10039 chromosome 9, ASM80110v3, whole genome shotgun sequence genome:
- the LOC130500117 gene encoding protein PELPK1-like: MTGSSGCCSEHMDVFLYCGRATMSIEPHIADSNRRDQPIIGESKWKILDTEVVLNPEVLYPEPLLNPKILDPGVVLNPKVLDPEALLNPKILDTEVVLNSKVLDPEALLNPEILNPEVVLNLEVPDPEALLNPKILDPEVLLNSEVPYPEVLLNPEVPDPEALLNPKILDPEVVLNPKILDPEVVLNPEVLYPEALFNPKILDPGVVLNLKVLDPEALLNPEILDTEVVLNSKVLDREALLNPEILNPEVLLNLEVPDPEALLNPKILDPEVLLNSEVPYPEVLLNPEVPDPEALLNPKILDPEVVLNPKVLDPEALCIESRDSRP; encoded by the exons ATGACGGGATCGTCGGGATGCTGCAGTGAGCAT ATGGATGTCTTCCTCTACTGTGGTCGTGCAACAATGAGTATAGAGCCCCATATAGCTGATAGTAATCGTCGGGATCAACCTATTATAGGCGAATCCAAGTGGAAG ATTCTAGACACTGAGGTCgtattgaacccggaggttctaTACCCTGAGCCCTTATTGAATCCGAAGATTCTAGACCCTGGGGTcgtattgaacccgaaggttctAGACCCTGAGGCCTTATTGAATCCAAAGATTCTAGACACTGAGGTCGTATTGAACTCGAAGGTTCTAGACCCTGAGGCCTTATTGAATCCGGAGATTCTAAACCCTGAGGTCGTATTGAACCTGGAGGTTCCAGACCCTGAGGCCTTATTGAATCCGAAGATTCTAGACCCTGAGGTATTATTGAACTCGGAGGTTCCATACCCTGAGGTCTtattgaacccggaggttccAGACCCTGAGGCCTTATTGAATCCGAAGATTCTAGACCCTGAGGTcgtattgaacccgaag ATTCTAGACCCTGAGGTcgtattgaaccctgaggttctatACCCTGAGGCCTTATTTAATCCGAAGATTCTAGACCCTGGGGTCGTATTGAACCTGAAGGTTCTAGACCCTGAGGCCTTATTGAATCCAGAGATTCTAGACACTGAGGTCGTATTGAACTCGAAGGTTCTAGACCGTGAGGCCTTATTGAATCCGGAGATTCTAAACCCTGAGGTCTTATTGAACCTGGAGGTTCCAGACCCTGAGGCCTTATTGAATCCGAAGATTCTAGACCCTGAGGTATTATTGAACTCGGAGGTTCCATACCCTGAGGTCTtattgaacccggaggttccAGACCCTGAGGCCTTATTG